In Pseudomonas sp. ADAK18, a single window of DNA contains:
- a CDS encoding HOASN domain-containing protein, whose amino-acid sequence MNTPNFSLQQLQGLHTQAARSVADALASNASSASIEAAATALCDLTESAHKGNAQAFAEYQQLLYILSLSDDVATSLTRRWLANAIYRVEERFIPSADISRPLSEAGFQERLEQEISSQSREKHPMSQYVFAGQASPAQLQVFLRHQWFRTFRLYREAADLLVNLIDVDEAAALARYLYGELGEEDEQRSHPRLLAKLLNAVDLEGDFQAISTMPEEVAYLNNRARCFRNPDVGWGLAVFYVTELVVPGNHEKLYHALLKAGISEDAAEYYKIHISLVPPRAKREWQLISRRIPDPGFQNAFLTSLSQHFRLERAYYDAVWEEMQRVK is encoded by the coding sequence ATGAACACGCCTAACTTTTCCCTGCAGCAACTCCAGGGCCTGCACACGCAGGCTGCCCGCAGCGTCGCTGATGCGCTGGCTTCCAACGCTTCGTCCGCCTCTATTGAAGCGGCGGCCACAGCGCTTTGCGATCTGACTGAGTCGGCCCACAAGGGCAATGCCCAGGCCTTCGCCGAGTATCAGCAACTGCTCTATATCCTTTCGCTGAGTGACGATGTGGCGACGTCGCTCACTCGACGCTGGCTGGCCAATGCCATCTATCGAGTGGAAGAGCGTTTTATCCCTTCGGCAGATATCTCCAGGCCTTTGTCCGAGGCGGGTTTCCAGGAGCGGCTTGAGCAAGAAATTTCCTCGCAGTCTCGCGAGAAACACCCGATGTCGCAGTATGTGTTCGCAGGCCAGGCCTCGCCTGCACAGCTCCAGGTATTTCTGCGGCACCAGTGGTTCCGAACCTTTCGCCTGTATCGGGAAGCGGCGGACCTGTTGGTCAACCTGATTGATGTAGACGAAGCCGCCGCACTTGCCCGTTACCTCTACGGTGAACTGGGTGAAGAAGACGAGCAACGCTCACACCCTCGGTTGCTGGCCAAGCTGCTCAATGCCGTGGACCTGGAAGGCGACTTTCAGGCGATCTCGACGATGCCCGAGGAAGTCGCGTACCTCAACAACCGCGCCCGCTGCTTTCGCAACCCGGACGTCGGCTGGGGCCTTGCAGTGTTCTACGTCACCGAGCTGGTGGTTCCTGGCAATCACGAGAAGCTCTACCACGCGCTGCTCAAGGCCGGCATCAGCGAAGACGCGGCCGAGTATTACAAGATCCACATCAGTCTCGTGCCGCCTCGTGCCAAGCGCGAATGGCAGCTTATCTCGCGACGCATTCCAGACCCTGGGTTCCAGAACGCGTTCCTGACCTCGTTGTCGCAGCACTTCCGTCTGGAAAGGGCTTACTACGACGCCGTCTGGGAAGAAATGCAACGCGTGAAGTGA
- a CDS encoding HOASN domain-containing protein, translating into MNKLNTFREAVNPENLCNQACAAADDASALLAAALKPTATYSQVTLALEAVLALTAKGLAGDAAAYAHYQSLLLELHIPGDARTEPTRRWMASQVYRMEDEFAPALSDFSALPVDQFREKVDAEIAARTRVKHPMSVHLFQGSPPLEDVRFFLQHHWNRSYNFYSLLAELAFRFEAIEDASVFYRNLYGEAGAEAPDRSHPALLSHLMTYFDIPLQVDFPALHPLEKAYLNNRIRCVRHTDVAWGLALLYAVESVSCVNHRRIYELLQRLGVPEEPSEFHRLHGTQDEIDTEEMWELIAKLAPSAAFQRQFMQSLTRHFEINRAYFDMLWQQMQEQSGQPA; encoded by the coding sequence ATGAATAAGCTCAATACCTTTCGCGAAGCAGTGAACCCGGAAAATCTCTGCAACCAGGCGTGTGCTGCCGCTGATGATGCATCGGCCCTCCTGGCCGCAGCGTTGAAACCCACCGCAACTTACTCCCAAGTCACACTCGCGCTCGAGGCGGTTCTCGCGCTCACCGCGAAGGGCTTGGCAGGAGATGCGGCAGCCTACGCGCACTACCAGTCGCTGCTCCTGGAGCTGCACATCCCGGGCGACGCTCGCACCGAGCCGACTCGCCGCTGGATGGCGAGCCAGGTGTATCGAATGGAAGACGAGTTCGCACCAGCGCTGTCTGATTTCTCTGCGCTGCCCGTGGATCAGTTTCGGGAAAAAGTCGACGCCGAGATTGCCGCGCGAACCCGTGTGAAGCACCCCATGTCGGTGCATCTTTTCCAGGGGTCGCCGCCGCTGGAGGATGTGCGATTCTTCCTGCAGCACCACTGGAACCGTTCATACAACTTCTACAGCCTGCTGGCAGAACTCGCGTTTCGCTTTGAAGCCATCGAAGACGCCTCGGTGTTCTATCGCAACCTCTATGGCGAGGCCGGGGCTGAGGCACCTGATCGCTCGCACCCGGCGTTGCTCTCGCACCTCATGACGTATTTCGATATTCCGCTGCAAGTCGATTTCCCCGCGCTCCATCCGTTGGAAAAGGCGTACCTCAATAACCGAATCCGCTGTGTCCGCCACACCGATGTCGCGTGGGGGCTTGCCCTGCTGTACGCGGTGGAGTCAGTGAGTTGCGTCAACCACCGACGCATCTACGAACTGTTGCAGCGCCTGGGGGTTCCAGAAGAACCCAGCGAATTCCATCGCCTGCACGGCACACAGGACGAGATCGATACAGAAGAGATGTGGGAACTGATTGCCAAGCTCGCGCCGAGCGCAGCGTTCCAGCGCCAGTTCATGCAGTCGCTGACGCGCCACTTCGAAATCAACCGGGCGTACTTCGATATGTTGTGGCAGCAGATGCAGGAGCAGTCCGGCCAGCCAGCCTGA
- a CDS encoding heavy-metal-associated domain-containing protein produces the protein MLRFHIPNMTCGGCARSVTKALLSVDPQARIETDPPTRLARVDSALEHSAFLAALSEAGYPALQVPEAINN, from the coding sequence ATGCTGCGTTTCCACATTCCAAACATGACCTGCGGCGGTTGCGCCAGATCCGTTACCAAGGCGCTGCTGAGCGTCGACCCGCAAGCGCGGATTGAAACCGACCCGCCCACACGCTTGGCACGGGTCGACAGCGCCCTGGAACACAGCGCTTTCCTCGCAGCACTTAGCGAGGCCGGGTACCCGGCCTTGCAGGTACCTGAAGCGATAAACAACTGA
- a CDS encoding heavy metal translocating P-type ATPase, protein MVSVSQQLGSNPSTSATRLSLPVEGMTCASCVGRVERALKAVPGVQTAAVNLATERADITFGGVADPQAAVRAIEGAGYSVREETIELAIEDMTCASCVGRVEKALAKVPGVLEANVNLATERARVRHLAGVVSIVDLEAAVQQAGYTARRLSAETANASDQDTERREGETRALRRSLLIAGVLTLPVFILEMGSHLIPAMHHWVMGVLGQQTSWYLQFVLATLVLFGPGLRFFRKGVPALLRGAPDMNSLVSVGTAAAYGYSLVATFIPDVLPQGTANVYFEAAAVIVTLILLGRTLEAGAKGRTSQAIKRLVGLQAKTARVERNGETLEVPLDQVTTGDIVLVRPGEKVPVDGEVVEGASYVDESMISGEPVPVSKGVGAEVVGGTINKTGAFSFRVTKIGANTVLAQIIRLVEQAQGSKLPIQALVDKVTMWFVPAVMAAATLTFLVWLIFGPAPALTFALVNAVAVLIIACPCAMGLATPTSIMVGTGRAAELGVLFRKGEALQALRDVSVIALDKTGTLTKGRPELTDLVPAEGFEYNEVLALVAAIETRSEHPIAEAIVAAAKQRDITLAPIEDFDATPGYGVSATVAGRTVAVGADRFMTQLGLDVKGFVATAERLGAQGKSPLYAAIDGRLAAVIAVADPIKESTPEAIKALHALGLKVAMITGDNAATAAAIAKQLGIDEVAAEVLPDGKVAALKKFRINGARVAFVGDGINDAPALAEADVGLAIGTGTDVAIEAADVVLMSGDLRGVPNAIALSQATIRNIKQNLFWAFAYNAVLIPVAAGALYPVNGTLLSPIFAAAAMALSSVFVLGNALRLKRFQAPMTVEARTETQGSGAAWPKSQRVNEH, encoded by the coding sequence ATGGTTTCCGTTTCCCAGCAATTAGGCTCCAATCCGTCCACCTCCGCTACGCGTCTGAGTCTGCCGGTGGAAGGCATGACGTGCGCTTCGTGCGTTGGTCGCGTCGAGCGCGCGCTGAAAGCGGTCCCCGGCGTGCAGACCGCTGCGGTGAATCTCGCCACCGAGCGTGCCGACATCACCTTCGGCGGCGTGGCCGATCCGCAGGCGGCGGTGCGCGCTATCGAGGGCGCCGGCTATAGCGTCCGTGAAGAGACCATTGAGCTGGCGATCGAAGACATGACCTGCGCTTCGTGTGTGGGTCGGGTTGAAAAGGCGCTGGCGAAAGTGCCTGGCGTGCTTGAGGCCAATGTCAACTTGGCGACCGAGCGTGCCCGAGTGCGCCACCTGGCGGGGGTTGTCTCGATTGTCGACCTTGAAGCTGCGGTCCAACAGGCGGGTTATACCGCCCGGCGCTTGTCCGCCGAAACGGCGAATGCCAGCGATCAGGACACCGAGCGTCGCGAAGGCGAAACGCGGGCGCTGCGGCGCTCGTTGCTGATTGCCGGCGTCCTGACCTTGCCCGTGTTTATCCTCGAGATGGGTTCGCATCTGATTCCCGCGATGCATCATTGGGTGATGGGCGTTCTGGGCCAGCAGACGAGCTGGTATCTGCAGTTCGTGCTCGCCACCTTGGTCCTGTTCGGTCCGGGCCTGCGCTTTTTCCGCAAAGGTGTACCCGCGTTGCTGCGCGGCGCTCCCGATATGAACTCGCTGGTTTCTGTCGGCACGGCGGCGGCGTACGGCTATTCGCTGGTTGCGACCTTCATCCCAGACGTACTGCCGCAAGGCACCGCCAACGTCTATTTCGAAGCCGCGGCGGTGATCGTGACCTTGATCCTGCTCGGCCGCACGCTGGAGGCGGGCGCCAAGGGGCGAACTTCGCAGGCAATCAAGCGGCTGGTCGGGCTTCAGGCCAAGACCGCACGCGTGGAGCGCAACGGTGAAACGCTCGAGGTGCCGCTTGATCAGGTGACGACCGGTGACATCGTGCTGGTGCGTCCGGGCGAAAAGGTGCCGGTAGACGGCGAGGTGGTCGAGGGCGCCTCTTATGTGGATGAAAGCATGATCAGCGGCGAGCCGGTGCCTGTGTCCAAAGGGGTAGGCGCCGAAGTCGTCGGCGGCACGATCAACAAGACCGGGGCTTTCAGCTTCCGCGTTACCAAGATCGGCGCCAATACCGTGCTGGCGCAGATCATCCGCCTGGTCGAGCAGGCGCAGGGTTCCAAGCTGCCCATCCAGGCGCTGGTGGATAAGGTGACCATGTGGTTCGTTCCGGCGGTGATGGCGGCGGCTACGCTGACGTTCCTGGTCTGGCTGATCTTCGGCCCGGCGCCGGCGCTGACCTTTGCGCTGGTGAATGCGGTCGCGGTGCTGATTATTGCCTGCCCGTGCGCCATGGGGCTGGCCACGCCGACTTCGATCATGGTTGGCACAGGTCGTGCGGCCGAACTCGGCGTGCTCTTTCGCAAGGGTGAAGCCTTGCAGGCGCTGCGGGATGTGAGCGTGATTGCGCTCGACAAGACCGGCACGCTGACCAAAGGACGCCCCGAACTGACGGACCTGGTTCCCGCCGAAGGCTTTGAATACAACGAAGTGCTGGCGCTGGTCGCGGCCATCGAGACGCGCTCCGAACACCCGATTGCCGAAGCCATCGTTGCCGCCGCCAAGCAGCGGGATATCACGCTCGCGCCTATTGAGGACTTTGACGCAACACCGGGCTACGGCGTGTCGGCCACGGTTGCCGGCCGGACGGTGGCTGTCGGCGCAGACCGGTTCATGACGCAGCTCGGTCTGGATGTTAAGGGCTTTGTGGCCACCGCCGAGCGTCTCGGCGCACAAGGCAAGAGCCCGCTCTATGCTGCGATTGATGGCCGTTTGGCGGCGGTGATTGCGGTCGCCGATCCGATCAAGGAGTCGACGCCCGAGGCGATCAAGGCGCTGCACGCACTGGGACTCAAGGTGGCGATGATCACCGGCGACAATGCGGCGACGGCGGCGGCGATTGCCAAGCAACTGGGGATCGACGAAGTGGCAGCCGAAGTCCTGCCCGACGGTAAGGTCGCGGCACTGAAGAAATTCCGCATCAATGGTGCGCGGGTCGCCTTCGTCGGTGACGGTATCAACGATGCGCCGGCACTTGCCGAAGCGGACGTAGGGCTGGCCATCGGCACGGGAACCGATGTGGCGATCGAAGCCGCTGACGTGGTGCTGATGTCGGGCGATCTGCGTGGCGTACCGAATGCCATCGCACTCAGTCAGGCGACGATCCGCAACATCAAGCAGAACCTGTTCTGGGCCTTTGCCTACAACGCCGTGCTGATTCCGGTCGCAGCGGGCGCGCTGTATCCGGTGAACGGCACGCTGCTGTCGCCGATCTTCGCGGCGGCCGCGATGGCGCTCTCCAGTGTCTTCGTGTTGGGTAACGCACTGCGGCTCAAGCGTTTCCAGGCGCCCATGACGGTTGAAGCGCGCACTGAGACGCAGGGGAGCGGGGCGGCATGGCCCAAGTCACAGCGGGTGAATGAGCATTGA
- a CDS encoding efflux transporter outer membrane subunit: MRSPYQAILLPLSALFLLAGCVSVGPDYSAPSLSSSQFPASFGEPSAALSSGAVEVQWWRAFDEPALTTLIQRALAANHDIGIAAVRLDEAKAVLRESREGFLPRGGPALGYEHARRSELETPSGQSRHAESYRGALDASWEIDLFGRVRRSVEAATAQAGSREALLRGVQAGVAAEVAATWFEMRGLEAELAVVADISQSQRESLNMVTRMVGADSATEFDRLRAEALLRGVEATAPELERRRAAATNALAILLGEPPQTFRLPAAKPEDERLAVRTLAVGDPAGLLSRRADIAAAERSLAAATARIGVETAGLYPEIQVQGSIGFVAGSLDALGEAGTQSSFIGPAIRWNLLDFGRVRARIAVSESRTREALIVYDQTVLRALQETDNAFRSNSAAGSTLQLRLLESAANREASRLARLQFSEGEGVYLDVLEAERSDFASRRALTVARTNQRLAVVSIYKALGGGWEICEQAGQDCSGAKGVASLDSGKQIARKP; encoded by the coding sequence ATGAGAAGTCCTTATCAAGCAATTTTGCTCCCTCTCAGTGCGCTTTTCCTGCTGGCGGGATGCGTGTCGGTGGGGCCCGATTACTCAGCGCCCTCGCTGTCTTCGTCGCAGTTTCCTGCCAGTTTCGGCGAGCCCTCTGCGGCGCTCAGTTCGGGCGCTGTCGAGGTGCAGTGGTGGCGCGCCTTTGACGAACCAGCGCTCACCACCTTGATTCAGCGCGCACTCGCCGCGAACCATGACATTGGTATCGCTGCCGTGCGGCTCGACGAGGCCAAGGCGGTGCTGCGCGAGAGTCGTGAAGGCTTCTTGCCGCGGGGCGGTCCTGCACTCGGCTATGAGCACGCGCGTCGCAGTGAACTCGAAACACCGTCTGGCCAGAGCCGCCATGCCGAAAGCTATCGCGGCGCGCTCGACGCGTCCTGGGAAATTGATCTGTTTGGCCGTGTGCGGCGCTCGGTGGAGGCGGCCACGGCCCAGGCGGGTTCTCGTGAGGCGCTGCTGCGTGGGGTGCAAGCGGGCGTTGCGGCTGAGGTGGCGGCCACCTGGTTTGAAATGCGCGGCCTTGAGGCCGAACTGGCGGTGGTCGCCGACATCAGCCAAAGCCAGCGTGAAAGCTTGAATATGGTCACCCGTATGGTTGGCGCCGATTCGGCCACCGAGTTCGACCGCCTGCGTGCCGAAGCGCTGCTGCGCGGCGTCGAGGCGACTGCGCCCGAGTTGGAACGTCGCCGGGCGGCCGCGACTAACGCACTGGCTATCCTTCTTGGCGAACCACCGCAGACATTCAGATTGCCAGCGGCCAAGCCTGAGGATGAAAGGCTGGCCGTTCGAACCCTGGCCGTCGGCGACCCCGCCGGACTGCTTTCACGGCGCGCCGATATTGCGGCGGCCGAGCGGAGCCTCGCAGCGGCAACGGCACGAATTGGAGTGGAGACGGCGGGTCTGTACCCTGAGATCCAGGTACAAGGTTCGATCGGGTTCGTTGCCGGGAGCCTTGATGCATTGGGTGAGGCCGGGACACAGTCGAGCTTTATCGGCCCGGCGATTCGTTGGAACCTTCTCGATTTTGGCCGCGTACGCGCCCGGATCGCCGTCAGCGAATCGCGTACCCGGGAGGCCTTGATCGTCTACGACCAGACGGTGCTGCGCGCGCTGCAGGAAACCGATAATGCCTTCAGGTCCAATAGCGCGGCGGGCAGCACGCTGCAATTGCGCCTGCTGGAGTCCGCCGCCAATCGCGAGGCGTCACGGTTGGCCAGGCTGCAGTTTTCCGAAGGCGAGGGGGTTTACCTCGACGTGTTGGAGGCCGAACGGTCGGACTTTGCCAGCCGACGTGCGCTGACTGTCGCACGGACCAATCAGCGGCTTGCGGTTGTCAGCATCTACAAGGCATTGGGTGGCGGATGGGAGATTTGCGAGCAGGCGGGCCAAGATTGCAGCGGGGCCAAGGGTGTAGCGAGTCTTGATAGTGGGAAACAAATCGCCCGCAAGCCTTGA
- a CDS encoding efflux RND transporter permease subunit codes for MTFPRFFIDRPIFAIVLSVLMMIAGIVAFFQLPLSEYPAVTPPTVQVTASYPGANPKVIAETVAAPLEQAITGVEGMLYMSSQSATDGRMILTVTFAQGTNADMAQIQVQNRVSRVLSRLPEEVQRQGVVTQKTSPDILMVVHLLSPDKRYDPLYISNYAYLQVRDELSRIPGISDVLVWGAGEYSMRLWLDPNLIAARGLTAGDVIAAVREQNVQVAAGSVGQAPNSTAAFQVTVNTLGRLTDEEQFGDIIIRTGSEGQVTRLRDVARVEMGADAYALRSLLDGESAVALQIIQSPGANALDVSQAVRDTMQRLERNFPAGLTSRIAYDPTVFVRASLESVAITLLEAILLVVIVVVVFLRNWRASLIPLMAVPVSLVGTFAVMHLMGFSLNTLSLFGLVLSIGIVVDDAIVVVENVERHIENGEEPKQAARRAMDEVTGPIIAITSVLAAVFIPTAFLSGLQGEFYRQFALTIAISTILSAVNSLTLSPALAGMLLRPREEGVARDPRSLRGRADRLLQAIGRPFQRAPQAYSNTVRKVVRGSSVALLVYGGLLVLTFFGFQAVPPGFVPMQDKYYLVGIAQLPNGASLDRTDEVVKQMSKIALAEPGVESVVAFPGLSINGFVNVPNAAVMFVMLDPFKDRTTPDLAANAIAGRLQGKFAGIQDGFLGVFPPPPVPGLGATGGFKMQVEDRGGAGLEALVEQTRALMMKATESGQVAGLMTSVDVNAPQLDVAIDRTQVKSQGVHLADVFESLQVYLGSLYVNDFNRFGRTYKVTAQADADHRMQAEAIGRLQVRNVAGDMLPLSSFISVTPSSGPDRVTHYNGYPSVDISGGAMAGVSSGQAVAAMERLANEVLPEGTSFEWTDLTYQQKLAGDSALFIFPLCVLLAYLILAAQYNSWLLPLAVMLIVPMCLLSAIVGVWLVGDDNNVFVQIGLIVLVGLAAKNAILIVEFARSREAEGASALEAVIEACRLRLRPILMTSLAFVAGVVPLVLASGAGAEMRQAMGIAVFAGMLGVTLFGLFLTPVFYVVIRAMATRFERHRSSAKPRLQESTL; via the coding sequence ATGACCTTTCCACGGTTTTTTATTGATCGCCCGATCTTTGCCATCGTGCTCTCGGTGTTGATGATGATCGCCGGCATCGTTGCCTTCTTTCAGTTGCCGCTCAGCGAGTATCCAGCGGTGACCCCGCCGACCGTGCAAGTGACCGCGTCCTACCCGGGCGCCAATCCCAAGGTGATCGCTGAAACGGTGGCCGCGCCACTCGAGCAGGCAATCACCGGGGTCGAGGGCATGCTGTACATGTCGTCGCAATCGGCAACGGATGGCCGAATGATTCTGACCGTCACGTTTGCCCAGGGCACGAATGCCGACATGGCTCAGATCCAGGTGCAAAACCGGGTCTCGCGGGTGTTGTCGCGTTTGCCTGAAGAGGTCCAGCGCCAAGGCGTCGTTACGCAAAAGACCTCGCCGGACATTCTGATGGTGGTGCATCTGCTGTCGCCCGACAAACGCTACGACCCGCTCTATATTTCGAACTACGCCTACCTCCAGGTGCGCGACGAGTTGTCCCGCATCCCGGGGATCAGCGACGTGCTGGTGTGGGGGGCTGGCGAATACAGCATGCGGCTGTGGCTGGATCCGAACCTGATCGCCGCACGCGGGCTGACGGCGGGTGACGTGATTGCCGCCGTGCGCGAACAGAACGTGCAAGTCGCCGCCGGCTCCGTTGGCCAGGCGCCCAATTCCACTGCGGCCTTCCAGGTGACAGTGAACACGCTCGGGCGGTTGACCGACGAGGAGCAGTTCGGCGACATCATCATTCGCACGGGCAGCGAGGGGCAGGTGACGCGCTTGCGTGATGTGGCGCGTGTCGAAATGGGCGCTGACGCTTATGCGCTGCGCAGCCTGCTTGATGGCGAGTCGGCCGTTGCATTACAAATCATCCAGAGCCCGGGCGCCAACGCGCTCGATGTTTCACAGGCGGTGCGGGACACCATGCAACGCCTTGAACGCAACTTTCCGGCGGGGCTCACCTCGCGTATCGCCTATGACCCGACTGTGTTTGTGCGGGCCTCGCTTGAGTCGGTGGCAATCACCCTGTTGGAGGCGATCCTGCTCGTCGTCATTGTGGTGGTGGTGTTCCTGCGCAACTGGCGGGCGTCACTGATTCCCCTGATGGCGGTGCCGGTGTCGCTGGTCGGCACCTTTGCCGTCATGCACCTGATGGGTTTTTCGCTCAACACCTTGTCGTTGTTTGGCCTGGTGCTGTCGATCGGGATTGTCGTCGACGATGCGATCGTGGTGGTGGAGAACGTCGAACGGCACATCGAAAATGGCGAGGAACCCAAGCAAGCCGCAAGGCGTGCGATGGACGAGGTCACCGGCCCCATCATCGCGATCACCTCGGTGCTTGCCGCCGTGTTTATTCCGACGGCTTTCCTGAGCGGTTTGCAGGGCGAGTTCTATCGCCAGTTCGCGCTGACCATCGCCATCTCGACCATTCTCTCGGCAGTCAATTCGCTGACCCTCAGCCCGGCGCTCGCAGGGATGTTGTTGCGCCCGCGCGAGGAGGGCGTTGCAAGAGATCCGCGCAGTCTGCGGGGGCGTGCTGACCGATTGCTCCAGGCGATTGGCCGACCGTTTCAGCGTGCACCGCAGGCTTATAGCAACACGGTGCGCAAGGTTGTTCGGGGCAGCAGTGTGGCGCTGCTGGTTTACGGTGGGTTGCTTGTGCTGACCTTCTTTGGGTTCCAGGCCGTTCCGCCGGGCTTCGTGCCGATGCAGGACAAATACTACCTGGTGGGGATCGCCCAACTCCCCAACGGGGCATCGCTGGATCGCACCGACGAGGTCGTCAAGCAGATGTCGAAGATTGCCTTGGCTGAACCTGGCGTTGAAAGCGTGGTGGCGTTCCCGGGCCTGTCGATCAACGGCTTCGTTAACGTGCCGAACGCGGCGGTGATGTTTGTCATGCTCGACCCGTTCAAGGACCGCACCACGCCTGACCTCGCCGCGAACGCCATTGCCGGGCGCCTGCAAGGGAAGTTTGCCGGCATCCAGGATGGATTCCTCGGTGTATTCCCGCCGCCGCCCGTGCCTGGCCTTGGCGCTACCGGGGGCTTCAAGATGCAGGTCGAGGACCGTGGCGGGGCTGGGCTTGAGGCTTTGGTTGAGCAGACCCGGGCACTGATGATGAAAGCCACCGAGTCAGGCCAGGTCGCCGGGCTTATGACCAGCGTCGACGTCAATGCTCCCCAGCTCGACGTCGCCATCGATCGCACCCAGGTCAAGAGCCAGGGCGTTCATTTGGCGGATGTATTCGAATCGCTGCAGGTCTATTTGGGCTCCCTTTATGTCAATGACTTTAACCGTTTCGGCCGCACCTACAAGGTGACGGCCCAAGCCGATGCCGACCACCGCATGCAGGCCGAGGCCATCGGCCGCTTGCAGGTGCGCAACGTTGCCGGGGACATGTTGCCCTTGTCCTCGTTTATCAGTGTCACACCGAGTTCCGGTCCAGACCGCGTGACTCACTATAACGGCTACCCCTCGGTCGATATCTCGGGCGGGGCAATGGCGGGCGTCAGTTCAGGGCAGGCGGTTGCGGCCATGGAGCGCCTGGCAAACGAGGTTCTGCCTGAAGGCACGAGCTTCGAATGGACGGATCTCACCTACCAGCAAAAGCTCGCCGGAGACTCGGCACTCTTCATTTTCCCGCTGTGTGTGCTGCTCGCTTACCTGATCCTCGCCGCGCAATACAACAGCTGGCTACTGCCGTTGGCCGTGATGCTGATCGTGCCGATGTGTCTGCTCAGCGCGATCGTTGGCGTGTGGTTGGTGGGCGATGATAACAACGTCTTTGTTCAGATCGGGCTCATTGTGCTGGTCGGTCTGGCCGCCAAGAACGCCATCCTTATTGTCGAGTTCGCCCGTAGCCGCGAAGCCGAAGGCGCCAGCGCACTGGAGGCGGTCATCGAGGCGTGTCGACTGCGACTGCGGCCGATCCTGATGACTTCTCTGGCCTTCGTCGCCGGCGTGGTTCCGCTGGTATTGGCCAGCGGCGCCGGGGCTGAGATGCGCCAGGCGATGGGCATTGCGGTGTTCGCAGGCATGCTCGGCGTGACGTTGTTCGGATTGTTCCTGACGCCGGTTTTCTATGTGGTGATTCGCGCCATGGCAACTCGCTTCGAGCGGCACCGCTCAAGCGCCAAGCCACGTCTGCAGGAGAGCACGTTATGA
- a CDS encoding efflux RND transporter periplasmic adaptor subunit: MNVKSVTLITAAISVALTLAGCKDTVPAAAAAKPPSVPVAEVVVRPVTPFVEYTGSLTAVERVELRPRVAGYIQNVSVPEGRFVEKGSRLFLIDPRVFQAALNAATARLREAEAASMLAQAEHARAQQLFAKNVVARDRLDTAIASLNARKAQVEAAKAAQDAAQLDLSFTRVTAPISGRVGQTLVTEGNYVTSGVTPLTTIVSINPLHVYFDVDERTYLQSLAAGRSNASAQGAPTAKVMVALLTDKTYSRLGRLDFLSNAADRGTGTVRIRAVVDNPDGQLTPGLFAKVKLETGTPQARVLVSDQSIGTDQGSRYVLVVDKDDKTQYRPVELGAMVDGLRVVEQGLQPGERIVVKGLVRPGMQVTPQTAAIDGTPTALAQTVGAVQ; encoded by the coding sequence ATGAACGTCAAAAGTGTAACCCTGATCACTGCGGCGATAAGCGTCGCGCTCACTCTCGCCGGTTGCAAGGACACGGTGCCCGCGGCCGCTGCGGCCAAGCCACCGAGTGTTCCGGTGGCCGAGGTGGTCGTTCGCCCGGTGACGCCTTTTGTCGAGTACACCGGCTCACTGACCGCGGTCGAACGGGTTGAACTGCGCCCGCGGGTCGCGGGTTATATTCAGAATGTGAGCGTGCCCGAGGGCCGTTTTGTCGAGAAGGGCAGCCGACTCTTTCTCATTGATCCACGGGTGTTCCAGGCTGCACTGAACGCCGCGACGGCGCGCCTGCGCGAAGCGGAAGCGGCCTCGATGCTCGCCCAGGCGGAACATGCGCGGGCCCAGCAACTGTTCGCCAAAAATGTCGTCGCTCGTGATCGTCTCGACACCGCAATCGCCTCGCTGAATGCGCGCAAGGCGCAGGTCGAAGCCGCAAAGGCTGCGCAGGACGCCGCGCAACTGGACCTGAGTTTCACCCGTGTCACAGCGCCGATCAGTGGACGCGTCGGCCAAACCCTCGTCACCGAAGGTAACTACGTCACCAGTGGCGTGACGCCCCTGACAACGATCGTCTCGATCAACCCGCTCCATGTCTATTTCGATGTCGACGAGCGAACATATTTGCAGTCGCTTGCCGCCGGCCGATCCAACGCGTCCGCGCAGGGAGCACCGACGGCCAAGGTCATGGTGGCGCTGCTCACCGACAAGACCTATTCGCGGCTCGGCCGTCTCGACTTCCTTTCCAATGCCGCTGATCGTGGGACGGGAACGGTGCGTATCCGCGCGGTGGTCGACAACCCCGATGGGCAATTGACCCCCGGCCTTTTTGCCAAGGTCAAACTGGAGACCGGCACACCGCAAGCCAGGGTGTTGGTCTCCGATCAATCGATTGGTACCGACCAAGGCAGCCGCTATGTGCTGGTGGTCGACAAGGACGATAAAACGCAATACCGGCCCGTCGAGCTGGGTGCGATGGTCGACGGTTTGCGCGTAGTCGAACAAGGCCTGCAGCCGGGCGAGCGCATCGTCGTCAAGGGGCTGGTGCGCCCAGGCATGCAGGTCACGCCACAGACCGCCGCAATTGATGGTACGCCCACAGCGCTGGCGCAAACCGTGGGAGCCGTGCAATGA